One window of the Methanocaldococcus vulcanius M7 genome contains the following:
- the mcrD gene encoding methyl-coenzyme M reductase operon protein D has protein sequence MSDEVKVVDIKVFPHRYLKAETTERVLNKIYDLDGVVRVIIHGQPLPKTVPFGPARGLPVNHKDRKVIKVKGEEMELKIKVGEIIITACEEKLEEIIKNLEKICEEDFPFGYDIGVGVFTKIKPTVTDYMKYGDVNRIDPRLIGMVDTTSTLKDSVKLIK, from the coding sequence ATGAGTGATGAAGTGAAAGTTGTTGACATCAAAGTGTTTCCACACAGATATTTAAAGGCAGAAACTACGGAAAGAGTTTTAAATAAAATATATGATTTAGATGGAGTTGTAAGAGTTATAATTCATGGACAGCCACTACCAAAAACCGTTCCTTTTGGACCAGCAAGAGGTTTGCCAGTAAATCATAAAGATAGAAAGGTTATAAAAGTTAAAGGAGAAGAAATGGAATTAAAAATCAAAGTTGGAGAGATAATCATAACCGCATGCGAAGAGAAACTCGAAGAAATAATAAAAAATTTAGAAAAAATATGTGAAGAGGATTTTCCGTTTGGATATGATATTGGAGTAGGCGTGTTTACAAAAATAAAACCAACAGTAACTGATTATATGAAGTATGGGGATGTTAACAGAATAGATCCGAGATTAATTGGGATGGTTGATACAACTTCAACATTAAAAGATTCCGTAAAACTGATAAAATAA
- the mcrA gene encoding coenzyme-B sulfoethylthiotransferase subunit alpha, whose product MDEEKKLFLKALKEKFEEDPKEKYTKFYVFGGWRQSARKREFVEFAQKLIEKRGGIPFYNPDIGVPLGQRKLMTYKISGTDAFVEGDDLHFCNNAAIQQLVDDIKRTVIVGMDTAHAVLEKRLGVEVTPETINEYMETINHALPGGAVVQEHMVEVHPGLVWDCYAKIFTGNDELADEIDKRFLIDINKEFPEEQAEMLKKYIGNRTYQVSRVPTLVVRCCDGGTVSRWSAMQIGMSFITAYKLCAGEAAIADFSYAAKHADVIQMGMILPARRARGPNEPGGVPFGIFADIIQTSRVSEDPAQITLEVIGAAATFYDQVWLGSYMSGGVGFTQYASATYTDDILDDFVYYGMDYVEKKYGLCGVKANMDVVKDIATEVTLYGLEQYDEYPALLEDHFGGSQRAGVTAAAAGCSVAFATGNSNAGINGWYLSQIMHKEYHSRLGFYGYDLQDQCGAANSLSIRSDEGLLHEARGPNYPNYAMNVGHQPEYAGIAQAPHAARGDAFCLNPIIKVAFADNNLIFNFKWPRNCIAKGALREFEPAGERDLIIPAA is encoded by the coding sequence ATGGATGAAGAAAAAAAACTCTTCCTAAAAGCATTAAAAGAAAAATTCGAAGAAGATCCAAAAGAAAAATACACTAAGTTCTATGTCTTTGGAGGTTGGAGGCAATCAGCAAGAAAAAGAGAGTTTGTTGAATTTGCTCAGAAGTTAATTGAGAAGAGAGGGGGAATTCCATTCTACAACCCAGATATTGGGGTTCCATTGGGACAGAGAAAGTTAATGACCTACAAAATATCAGGAACTGATGCTTTTGTTGAGGGAGATGATCTACACTTCTGCAACAATGCAGCAATACAGCAGTTGGTTGATGATATTAAGAGAACAGTTATTGTTGGGATGGATACAGCTCACGCTGTTCTTGAAAAGAGGTTGGGAGTAGAGGTTACTCCAGAGACAATTAACGAATACATGGAAACAATTAACCACGCTCTCCCAGGAGGAGCAGTTGTTCAGGAGCACATGGTTGAGGTTCACCCTGGTTTAGTGTGGGACTGTTATGCAAAGATATTTACAGGAAATGATGAATTAGCCGATGAAATTGACAAGAGATTCTTAATTGACATAAATAAAGAATTTCCAGAAGAGCAAGCAGAGATGTTAAAGAAATACATTGGAAATAGAACCTATCAAGTGAGTAGAGTTCCCACACTTGTTGTTAGATGTTGTGATGGTGGAACTGTTTCAAGATGGAGTGCTATGCAGATAGGAATGAGTTTCATTACTGCTTATAAGTTGTGTGCTGGAGAGGCAGCAATTGCTGACTTCTCATACGCTGCAAAACACGCAGATGTCATTCAAATGGGTATGATATTGCCAGCAAGAAGAGCAAGAGGGCCAAATGAACCAGGAGGAGTGCCATTTGGAATATTTGCCGATATAATACAGACCTCGAGGGTTTCGGAAGATCCTGCTCAGATAACGTTAGAGGTTATTGGTGCTGCTGCAACATTCTATGATCAGGTTTGGTTAGGAAGTTATATGTCTGGAGGGGTTGGATTCACTCAGTATGCGTCAGCAACATATACAGATGACATATTGGATGATTTTGTCTATTATGGAATGGATTATGTTGAGAAGAAGTATGGATTGTGTGGGGTTAAAGCAAATATGGATGTTGTTAAAGATATAGCAACTGAGGTAACACTCTACGGATTGGAGCAGTATGATGAATACCCTGCCCTGTTGGAGGACCACTTTGGTGGCTCACAAAGAGCAGGAGTTACAGCAGCAGCTGCGGGCTGTTCAGTGGCGTTTGCAACAGGAAACTCAAACGCTGGAATCAATGGGTGGTATTTAAGTCAAATTATGCATAAAGAGTACCACAGCAGATTAGGATTCTATGGTTATGATTTGCAAGATCAGTGTGGAGCAGCTAACTCGTTATCAATAAGAAGTGATGAGGGTTTATTGCATGAGGCAAGGGGGCCTAACTATCCAAACTACGCTATGAATGTTGGACATCAGCCAGAGTATGCTGGAATTGCCCAAGCTCCCCATGCGGCGAGAGGAGATGCTTTCTGCTTGAATCCAATAATTAAGGTGGCTTTTGCAGATAATAATTTAATATTTAACTTTAAGTGGCCAAGGAACTGTATAGCCAAAGGGGCTTTAAGAGAGTTTGAACCAGCTGGAGAAAGAGATTTAATTATTCCTGCTGCGTAG
- the mcrG gene encoding coenzyme-B sulfoethylthiotransferase subunit gamma, with the protein MPYNPQFYPGNTLIAENRRKHMNPEVELKKLRDIPDDEIVKILGHRNPGESYKTVHPPLEEMDFEEDIIKDIVEPIQGAKEGVRVRYIQFADSMYNAPAQPYDRARTYMWRFRGIDTGTLSGRQVIEMRELDLEKISKNFLIDTAFFDPATCGIRGATVHGHSLRLDENGLMFDGLQRYIYDEKTGHVLYVKDQVGRPLDEPVDVGEPLPHDYLAKITTIYRKDNIGMREDKEALEVVQTIHEVRTKGGFGLEVFKKDLKKRLGED; encoded by the coding sequence ATGCCATATAACCCACAATTTTATCCAGGAAATACATTAATTGCTGAGAATAGAAGAAAACATATGAATCCAGAAGTTGAGTTAAAAAAGCTGAGAGATATTCCTGACGATGAGATAGTTAAAATATTGGGGCATAGAAACCCTGGAGAGAGTTATAAGACAGTTCATCCTCCGCTGGAAGAGATGGATTTTGAAGAGGATATTATTAAAGATATTGTTGAACCAATTCAAGGAGCTAAGGAAGGAGTTAGAGTCAGATACATCCAATTCGCTGATTCGATGTATAATGCCCCAGCTCAGCCATATGATAGAGCAAGAACATATATGTGGAGATTTAGAGGGATTGATACTGGAACATTATCGGGAAGACAAGTTATTGAAATGAGAGAACTCGACTTAGAAAAAATCTCTAAAAACTTTTTAATTGATACTGCCTTTTTCGACCCGGCAACTTGTGGAATTAGAGGAGCTACTGTCCACGGACACTCATTAAGGTTAGATGAAAACGGTTTAATGTTTGATGGTTTGCAGAGATACATCTATGATGAAAAGACAGGACACGTTTTATATGTTAAAGATCAAGTTGGAAGACCTTTGGATGAACCAGTAGATGTCGGAGAACCATTACCTCATGATTATTTGGCAAAAATAACAACAATTTACAGAAAGGATAACATCGGAATGAGAGAAGATAAAGAAGCGTTGGAAGTTGTTCAAACCATCCATGAGGTAAGAACTAAGGGAGGATTTGGTTTAGAAGTGTTTAAAAAAGACCTTAAAAAGAGATTGGGTGAAGATTAA